From the genome of Sphingobacterium kitahiroshimense, one region includes:
- a CDS encoding fasciclin domain-containing protein: MKMQQINTIYRLAFMGLLMTLLFAACKKTEFMPAAEGEQVPYKPDATESVTEILGKNPDATLFYTTWKKSSMEEKIKEKGGNTTYTLLVPNNAAMIASGLTEAKIAQMPRADVDSLLLFYTVLGMISHDELRDNSLPVKSMLMNPGLRVPFYEGGVGSGLGQRYDPYYYKHYLAIRDEQLLINGKKTGKMKYQSARNGALYFLEQTVTKPTKTVLEALEQDGRFTMFLELQRLSDDAFVEVMVTQMEPLFGYKMSPEEYWQNFPDAREPYTKKWLIGPTPNPDYADPNITISTWFAPTDAAFKHAGFNSVAEMLQFNETRGHVFFDEGTFQPTGGYPLDSIVNYHRDWGRFFAIQDPSYGLAYPNSTVFFSNDLTADFLQDYYVNIGGNAQVQYAYKNPFAFTASNGKLSMTIKESGGTPVQIIETDINTLNGPIHVADNLLLPKGFKLK, encoded by the coding sequence ATGAAAATGCAACAAATCAATACAATATATAGGCTGGCCTTTATGGGCTTGCTCATGACGCTGTTATTTGCCGCCTGTAAAAAAACAGAGTTTATGCCTGCAGCGGAAGGCGAGCAGGTCCCGTATAAACCTGATGCGACCGAGAGTGTTACCGAAATATTAGGTAAAAATCCGGATGCGACATTATTTTATACGACTTGGAAAAAGAGCAGCATGGAGGAGAAAATCAAGGAAAAAGGAGGGAATACAACCTATACCTTGTTGGTTCCCAACAATGCGGCGATGATCGCATCGGGACTGACCGAAGCAAAGATTGCACAAATGCCACGGGCAGATGTAGACAGCCTCCTGTTATTTTATACGGTTTTGGGTATGATATCCCATGATGAACTTCGAGATAATAGTTTACCTGTAAAAAGTATGCTGATGAATCCGGGTTTACGAGTTCCTTTTTATGAAGGTGGAGTGGGATCAGGTCTTGGCCAACGATATGATCCCTACTATTACAAACATTATCTGGCTATACGTGATGAACAATTGCTGATCAATGGAAAGAAAACCGGTAAAATGAAGTATCAATCGGCACGTAATGGTGCACTTTATTTTTTGGAGCAAACGGTTACCAAACCGACAAAAACGGTTTTGGAAGCCTTGGAGCAGGATGGGCGTTTTACCATGTTTCTCGAATTGCAACGCCTTTCTGATGATGCTTTCGTGGAAGTGATGGTGACTCAAATGGAGCCTTTATTTGGCTATAAAATGTCACCTGAAGAATATTGGCAGAATTTTCCTGATGCGCGGGAGCCTTATACAAAAAAATGGCTAATTGGACCAACACCTAATCCCGATTATGCTGATCCCAACATCACCATTTCGACTTGGTTTGCACCGACAGATGCCGCCTTTAAGCATGCTGGATTTAATTCTGTAGCAGAAATGCTTCAATTCAATGAGACTCGTGGACATGTGTTTTTTGATGAAGGAACGTTTCAACCCACGGGTGGTTATCCATTGGATAGTATCGTTAACTATCATCGGGATTGGGGACGTTTTTTTGCGATCCAGGATCCTAGTTATGGATTAGCCTATCCCAATAGTACGGTATTTTTTAGTAATGATCTGACTGCAGACTTCTTACAGGATTATTACGTCAACATCGGTGGAAATGCGCAGGTGCAGTATGCCTATAAAAATCCTTTCGCTTTTACAGCATCCAATGGAAAGCTATCCATGACCATAAAAGAAAGTGGCGGTACACCTGTACAGATCATCGAAACAGATATCAATACCCTCAATGGACCGATACATGTTGCTGACAATCTGCTGTTGCCTAAGGGATTTAAATTAAAGTAG
- a CDS encoding fasciclin domain-containing protein, giving the protein MKLQLRYYKQLGILLFATFMVTSCKKDEVLNSHDNNRVNLVIADNFNLSSFSAVLRKSSMDKVLQDGEGPYTLLAPSDAAFSAAGYGDAVSVLAGNTKVISRIAHYHMLDGKYELNKLPFLFNQELRTRGGKMYATHWLKGGDTVLTLNGSRVLAQNIAASNGLIQVLDRVLTPYVHDLIGNAIAADPSITLFAQALKTSGVLQTISDAGPYTVFAPNNAAMQALGYSTVQQILLADPVKLRSFLLYHIVKDRRFVYDYILSTGASNKAQQGMMDGNSITISLVSNPNAPNSFQGISLRGIGNTSEIKLLKQDMLSGNGVLHVIDGGLRITQ; this is encoded by the coding sequence ATGAAACTACAGCTAAGATATTATAAGCAATTGGGGATATTGCTTTTTGCAACTTTCATGGTTACCTCATGTAAAAAGGACGAGGTACTGAATAGTCATGACAATAATAGGGTCAATTTGGTCATAGCCGACAACTTTAATCTGTCTAGTTTTAGTGCCGTTTTGCGTAAAAGCAGCATGGATAAAGTTTTACAGGACGGAGAAGGGCCCTATACCTTATTGGCACCTTCCGATGCGGCTTTTTCAGCAGCAGGTTATGGCGATGCGGTATCAGTTTTGGCGGGAAATACGAAAGTGATCAGCAGAATTGCTCATTATCATATGTTGGATGGTAAATATGAGTTAAATAAACTTCCTTTTTTGTTTAATCAGGAATTACGCACGCGTGGAGGAAAAATGTATGCGACCCATTGGTTAAAGGGAGGGGATACGGTATTGACGCTCAACGGCTCACGTGTACTGGCTCAAAACATCGCCGCATCCAATGGACTGATTCAGGTCTTAGATCGGGTGCTGACGCCCTATGTGCACGATTTGATTGGAAATGCTATTGCTGCTGACCCCAGTATCACCTTGTTTGCACAAGCCTTAAAGACTTCGGGAGTTCTACAGACCATAAGTGATGCGGGTCCATATACCGTATTTGCTCCTAATAATGCAGCGATGCAAGCTTTAGGGTATAGTACGGTACAGCAGATTCTGTTGGCAGATCCGGTCAAACTCCGAAGTTTTTTGCTCTACCATATTGTGAAGGATAGACGTTTTGTATACGATTATATTCTGAGTACGGGTGCTTCAAATAAGGCGCAACAGGGCATGATGGACGGTAATAGCATCACCATCTCACTGGTATCAAATCCAAATGCTCCTAATTCTTTTCAAGGGATCAGCTTACGTGGAATAGGGAATACTTCAGAGATTAAATTACTGAAACAGGATATGTTAAGTGGAAACGGGGTATTACATGTGATCGATGGTGGTTTGCGGATTACTCAATAA